The Tripterygium wilfordii isolate XIE 37 chromosome 4, ASM1340144v1, whole genome shotgun sequence genome has a window encoding:
- the LOC119997608 gene encoding far upstream element-binding protein 1 isoform X1, translating into MADEPQYSSGNDTPASNKRKYEDQSTMSSAPRRPTGFSSPNPPHAPPPAYNSVPPPADEIQMAKQKAQEIAARLFNNATAGVAADAKRPRVENGAGAFDSSDRGFSTAPSGLYGKPLMSNSAPSTIPVSYGGFQGTSKKIDIPNGRVGVIIGKAGDTIKYLQLQSGAKIQVTRDMDADPNSPYRTVELMGTPEQIAKAEQLINDVLAEADAGGSGTISRRISGQSGSEHFVMKVPNNKVGLVIGKGGDTIKSMQTRTGARIQVIPLHLPPGDTSTERTLHIEGTSEQIEAAKQLVDEVISENRVRNPAMGGGYSQQGYQARPPTNWGTPGAPSMQQPGYGYVQPGAYPGPSPQYNIPQAHYPGYPPAPTSGGYSSNWDQSTAPPSQQATQGSGYDYYSQQPSSQQQQTPGGSASDNTGYNYNQPPSSGYTQQGQGYPQDGYGGYQAPPQSGFAQAAPYDQHQAYNSAASYGNVTNPSQEGHTSSYGAQGDSNQAPPSPQSSTTAQQGYSAGQQPSPNPASYPPQVASQPGYGVPPTSQTGYGSQPPAQTGYGPNYGAPEAQKPPNPSVYGQNQQSPSAAGGYGQPGTTQSGYPLPSGYGQPESGPQRAAASGYGVTGAQPGYGAPPYGAPPVSQQGYGQGPPSYSTYGSGYTQPPAYSADGNANGNNRGSYDAAPASQTVQQSGVAKASPQS; encoded by the exons ATGGCGGACGAACCTCAATACTCCTCAGGCAACGATACCCCCGCCTCCAACAAGCGCAAGTACGAGGACCAATCCACGATGTCCTCCGCTCCACGAAGGCCCACAGGCTTTTCATCTCCCAATCCTCCTCATGCGCCGCCTCCCGCGTATAACAGTGTACCGCCGCCGGCTGATGAGATCCAGATGGCCAAGCAGAAGGCGCAGGAGATCGCCGCTCGCCTTTTCAACAACGCCACTGCTGGTGTCGCAGCCGATGCCAAGCGCCCTAGGGTCGAGAACGGCGCTGGCGCTTTCGATTCCAGCGACAGGGGTTTTAGCACCGCTCCCTCTGGTTTGT ATGGGAAGCCTTTGATGTCGAACTCAGCCCCCTCGACAATACCGGTATCTTATGGTGGTTTCCAGGGTACAAGTAAAAAGATTGATATACCAAATGGCAGGGTTGGTGTCATTATTGGTAAAGCTGGAGACACAATCAAATATCTTCAGCTTCAGTCCGGTGCAAAGATTCAAGTGACCCGTGACATGGATGCAGATCCCAACTCTCCCTATAGGACTGTCGAACTCATGGGTACTCCGGAGCAAATTGCAAAGGCCGAGCAGTTGATAAATGATGTTCTTGCGGAG GCTGATGCTGGAGGTTCTGGAACAATATCTCGAAGGATATCAGGACAATCTGGATCTGAGCACTTCGTTATGAAAGTCCCGAATAACAAG GTTGGTCTGGTAATTGGTAAAGGAGGTGATACAATCAAAAGCATGCAAACTAGAACTGGAGCTCGGATTCAG GTGATACCTCTGCATCTACCCCCAGGTGATACATCAACTGAAAGGACATTACATATAGAGGGAACTAGTGAACAGATTGAGGCTGCTAAACAGTTGGTTGATGAGGTCATCAGTGAG AATCGTGTTAGAAATCCAGCTATGGGTGGAGGATATTCTCAGCAAGGTTATCAAGCGCGACCACCTACCAACTGGGGTACACCTGGTGCTCCTTCAATGCAACAACCTGGTTATGGTTATGTGCAGCCTGGAGCCTATCCTGGCCCATCACCACAGTATAATATTCCTCAGGCACATTATCCAGGTTATCCTCCTGCCCCTACTTCTGGGGGCTATTCTTCCAATTGGGACCAGTCAACTGCTCCTCCAAGTCAGCAGGCAACTCAGGGAAGTGGTTATGATTATTACAGTCAGCAACCTTCTTCCCAGCAACAGCAGACTCCTGGTGGTTCTGCTTCAGATAATACTGGTTACAATTATAATCAGCCACCTTCTTCTGGCTACACTCAACAGGGACAAGGCTATCCTCAAGATGGCTATGGTGGCTATCAAGCACCTCCTCAATCTGGTTTTGCACAGGCAGCACCATATGATCAGCATCAAGCTTATAATTCTGCTGCCAGCTATGGCAATGTTACTAATCCTAGTCAAGAGGGTCATACTTCCTCCTATGGCGCTCAAGGAGATTCTAATCAAGCACCTCCTTCCCCCCAGTCCTCCACAACGGCCCAGCAAGGTTATAGTGCTGGTCAACAGCCTAGTCCAAATCCTGCGAGTTATCCACCTCAAGTGGCTAGTCAGCCAGGATATGGAGTGCCCCCAACTTCACAGACGGGCTACGGGAGTCAACCTCCAGCTCAGACTGGTTATGGTCCCAACTATGGAGCTCCTGAAGCACAAAAGCCGCCCAACCCGTCAGTTTACGGGCAGAACCAACAATCACCCAGCGCTGCTGGAGGCTATGGCCAGCCAGGTACTACTCAGTCTGGGTACCCCCTGCCTTCTGGATATGGACAACCTGAATCAGGTCCACAGCGTGCAGCTGCATCTGGCTATGGTGTCACAGGAGCTCAGCCTGGCTATGGTGCCCCACCTTATGGTGCACCACCTGTCAGCCAGCAAGGTTATGGGCAGGGGCCACCATCTTATAGCACCTATGGTAGTGGTTACACACAGCCTCCAGCTTATTCTGCTGATGGAAATGCGAATGGGAACAATCGTGGATCATATGATGCGGCACCGGCTTCACAGACTGTTCAGCAGAGTGGGGTTGCAAAAGCATCACCACAAAGTTAA
- the LOC119997612 gene encoding serine/threonine protein phosphatase 2A 55 kDa regulatory subunit B beta isoform-like isoform X1: MNGGNGVEEAAASTACGPEPLEWKFSQVFGERAAGEEVQEVDIISAIEFDSTGDHLATGDRGGRVVLFERTDMRDHDGSRRDLERMDHPINRHPEFRYKTEFQSHEPEFDYLKSLEIEEKINKIRWCQSANGALFLLSTNDKTIKFWKVQEKKVKKVCDMNMDPVNDVGNVPIVGSSTSTSLKPCIANGKCTEKRVGHSSCDFEFPSGGIPSLRLPTVVTSLEMSLVARCRRIYAHAHDYHINSISNNSDGETFISADDLRINLWNLEISSQSFNIVDVKPANMEDLTEVITSAEFHPTHCNMLAYSSSKGSIRLIDMRQSALCDSHSKLFEQPEMPGTRSFFTEIIASISDLKFAKDGRHILSRDYMTLKLWDINMDSGPVATFQVHEYLRPKLCDLYENDSIFDKFECCLSGDGLRVATGSYSNLFRVFGCSEGSTEATTLEASKNPTRRQVQTPSRPARSLGTLSRGFRRGADNSGGDSNGNAFDFSTKLLHLAWHPTENALACAASNSLYMYYA, from the exons ATGAACGGCGGAAACGGTGTAGAAGAAGCTGCGGCGAGTACGGCTTGCGGGCCGGAGCCTCTGGAGTGGAAATTCTCTCAGGTTTTTGGCGAACGGGCTGCCGGGGAGGAAGTACAGGAAG TTGATATTATTTCCGCCATTGAATTTGATAGTACTGGGGATCACCTTGCCACTGGAGATCGCGGAGGTCGGGTTGTTTTATTTGAAAGAACAGATATGAGAGAT CATGATGGAAGTCGAAGAGATCTAGAGAGGATGGACCACCCAATCAATAGGCATCCTGAATTCCGCTATAAAACAGAGTTTCAAAGCCATGAGCCTGAA TTTGATTATCTTAAGAGCTTGGAAATTGAGgagaaaatcaataaaattagatGGTGTCAATCAGCCAATGGCGCcctatttcttctttcaactaATGATAAAACCATCAAATTTTGGAAG GTTCAAGAGAAGAAGGTTAAGAAAGTATGTGACATGAACATGGACCCTGTGAACGATGTGGGAAATGTTCCTATTGTTGGGTCAAGTACATCAACCAGCTTGAAACCTTGTATTGCGAATGGAAAGTGCACAGAGAAACGTGTTGGTCATTCAAGCTGTGATTTTGAGTTTCCATCCGGGGGCATCCCTTCTTTGCGGTTGCCAACGGTA gtgACTAGTCTTGAGATGAGCCTTGTGGCTAGGTGTCGAAGAATATATGCCCATGCCCATGACTATCACATTAATTCCATTTCTAATAACAG TGACGGGGAGACTTTTATATCAGCTGACGATTTACGAATAAATCTTTGGAACCTGGAAATCAGCAGTCAGAGTTTCAATATTGTTGACGTGAAGCCCGCAAACATGGAGGATCTGACTG AGGTGATAACTTCGGCAGAATTTCACCCTACTCACTGTAACATGTTAGCATATAGTAGTTCGAAGGGCTCAATCCGTCTGATTGATATGCGACAGTCGGCTCTGTGTGATAGTCATAGCAAATT gTTTGAGCAGCCAGAGATGCCTGGCACAAGGTCCTTCTTCACAGAAATTATTGCGTCAATCTCGGATCTAAAGTTTGCTAAGGATGGAAGGCATATACTTAGTCGAGACTACATGACTCTCAAG TTGTGGGACATAAATATGGATTCTGGCCCGGTTGCAACTTTCCAGGTTCATGAATACTTGAGACCTAAG CTCTGTGATTTGTATGAAAATGATTCTATCTTTGACAAGTTTGAGTGTTGTCTTAGTGGAGATGGACTTCGAGTGGCAACTGGTTCCTACAG CAATCTGTTCCGCGTGTTTGGTTGTTCTGAAGGAAGCACAGAAGCCACGACATTGGAGGCCAGCAAAAATCCCACGAG GAGGCAAGTCCAAACACCATCAAGGCCTGCTAGATCTCTGGGCACTCTATCTCGTGGTTTCAGGCGAG GTGCTGATAACTCTGGAGGTGATTCAAACGGAAACGCTTTTGATTTCTCAACAAAGCTGCTACATCTAGCATGGCATCCAACTGAAAATGCACTCGCATGTGCTGCCTCAAACAGCCTTTACATGTACTATGCATAA
- the LOC119997612 gene encoding serine/threonine protein phosphatase 2A 55 kDa regulatory subunit B beta isoform-like isoform X2 produces the protein MNGGNGVEEAAASTACGPEPLEWKFSQVFGERAAGEEVQEVDIISAIEFDSTGDHLATGDRGGRVVLFERTDMRDHDGSRRDLERMDHPINRHPEFRYKTEFQSHEPEFDYLKSLEIEEKINKIRWCQSANGALFLLSTNDKTIKFWKVQEKKVKKVCDMNMDPVNDVGNVPIVGSSTSTSLKPCIANGKCTEKRVGHSSCDFEFPSGGIPSLRLPTVTSLEMSLVARCRRIYAHAHDYHINSISNNSDGETFISADDLRINLWNLEISSQSFNIVDVKPANMEDLTEVITSAEFHPTHCNMLAYSSSKGSIRLIDMRQSALCDSHSKLFEQPEMPGTRSFFTEIIASISDLKFAKDGRHILSRDYMTLKLWDINMDSGPVATFQVHEYLRPKLCDLYENDSIFDKFECCLSGDGLRVATGSYSNLFRVFGCSEGSTEATTLEASKNPTRRQVQTPSRPARSLGTLSRGFRRGADNSGGDSNGNAFDFSTKLLHLAWHPTENALACAASNSLYMYYA, from the exons ATGAACGGCGGAAACGGTGTAGAAGAAGCTGCGGCGAGTACGGCTTGCGGGCCGGAGCCTCTGGAGTGGAAATTCTCTCAGGTTTTTGGCGAACGGGCTGCCGGGGAGGAAGTACAGGAAG TTGATATTATTTCCGCCATTGAATTTGATAGTACTGGGGATCACCTTGCCACTGGAGATCGCGGAGGTCGGGTTGTTTTATTTGAAAGAACAGATATGAGAGAT CATGATGGAAGTCGAAGAGATCTAGAGAGGATGGACCACCCAATCAATAGGCATCCTGAATTCCGCTATAAAACAGAGTTTCAAAGCCATGAGCCTGAA TTTGATTATCTTAAGAGCTTGGAAATTGAGgagaaaatcaataaaattagatGGTGTCAATCAGCCAATGGCGCcctatttcttctttcaactaATGATAAAACCATCAAATTTTGGAAG GTTCAAGAGAAGAAGGTTAAGAAAGTATGTGACATGAACATGGACCCTGTGAACGATGTGGGAAATGTTCCTATTGTTGGGTCAAGTACATCAACCAGCTTGAAACCTTGTATTGCGAATGGAAAGTGCACAGAGAAACGTGTTGGTCATTCAAGCTGTGATTTTGAGTTTCCATCCGGGGGCATCCCTTCTTTGCGGTTGCCAACG gtgACTAGTCTTGAGATGAGCCTTGTGGCTAGGTGTCGAAGAATATATGCCCATGCCCATGACTATCACATTAATTCCATTTCTAATAACAG TGACGGGGAGACTTTTATATCAGCTGACGATTTACGAATAAATCTTTGGAACCTGGAAATCAGCAGTCAGAGTTTCAATATTGTTGACGTGAAGCCCGCAAACATGGAGGATCTGACTG AGGTGATAACTTCGGCAGAATTTCACCCTACTCACTGTAACATGTTAGCATATAGTAGTTCGAAGGGCTCAATCCGTCTGATTGATATGCGACAGTCGGCTCTGTGTGATAGTCATAGCAAATT gTTTGAGCAGCCAGAGATGCCTGGCACAAGGTCCTTCTTCACAGAAATTATTGCGTCAATCTCGGATCTAAAGTTTGCTAAGGATGGAAGGCATATACTTAGTCGAGACTACATGACTCTCAAG TTGTGGGACATAAATATGGATTCTGGCCCGGTTGCAACTTTCCAGGTTCATGAATACTTGAGACCTAAG CTCTGTGATTTGTATGAAAATGATTCTATCTTTGACAAGTTTGAGTGTTGTCTTAGTGGAGATGGACTTCGAGTGGCAACTGGTTCCTACAG CAATCTGTTCCGCGTGTTTGGTTGTTCTGAAGGAAGCACAGAAGCCACGACATTGGAGGCCAGCAAAAATCCCACGAG GAGGCAAGTCCAAACACCATCAAGGCCTGCTAGATCTCTGGGCACTCTATCTCGTGGTTTCAGGCGAG GTGCTGATAACTCTGGAGGTGATTCAAACGGAAACGCTTTTGATTTCTCAACAAAGCTGCTACATCTAGCATGGCATCCAACTGAAAATGCACTCGCATGTGCTGCCTCAAACAGCCTTTACATGTACTATGCATAA
- the LOC119997608 gene encoding far upstream element-binding protein 1 isoform X2, producing the protein MADEPQYSSGNDTPASNKRKYEDQSTMSSAPRRPTGFSSPNPPHAPPPAYNSVPPPADEIQMAKQKAQEIAARLFNNATAGVAADAKRPRVENGAGAFDSSDRGFSTAPSDGKPLMSNSAPSTIPVSYGGFQGTSKKIDIPNGRVGVIIGKAGDTIKYLQLQSGAKIQVTRDMDADPNSPYRTVELMGTPEQIAKAEQLINDVLAEADAGGSGTISRRISGQSGSEHFVMKVPNNKVGLVIGKGGDTIKSMQTRTGARIQVIPLHLPPGDTSTERTLHIEGTSEQIEAAKQLVDEVISENRVRNPAMGGGYSQQGYQARPPTNWGTPGAPSMQQPGYGYVQPGAYPGPSPQYNIPQAHYPGYPPAPTSGGYSSNWDQSTAPPSQQATQGSGYDYYSQQPSSQQQQTPGGSASDNTGYNYNQPPSSGYTQQGQGYPQDGYGGYQAPPQSGFAQAAPYDQHQAYNSAASYGNVTNPSQEGHTSSYGAQGDSNQAPPSPQSSTTAQQGYSAGQQPSPNPASYPPQVASQPGYGVPPTSQTGYGSQPPAQTGYGPNYGAPEAQKPPNPSVYGQNQQSPSAAGGYGQPGTTQSGYPLPSGYGQPESGPQRAAASGYGVTGAQPGYGAPPYGAPPVSQQGYGQGPPSYSTYGSGYTQPPAYSADGNANGNNRGSYDAAPASQTVQQSGVAKASPQS; encoded by the exons ATGGCGGACGAACCTCAATACTCCTCAGGCAACGATACCCCCGCCTCCAACAAGCGCAAGTACGAGGACCAATCCACGATGTCCTCCGCTCCACGAAGGCCCACAGGCTTTTCATCTCCCAATCCTCCTCATGCGCCGCCTCCCGCGTATAACAGTGTACCGCCGCCGGCTGATGAGATCCAGATGGCCAAGCAGAAGGCGCAGGAGATCGCCGCTCGCCTTTTCAACAACGCCACTGCTGGTGTCGCAGCCGATGCCAAGCGCCCTAGGGTCGAGAACGGCGCTGGCGCTTTCGATTCCAGCGACAGGGGTTTTAGCACCGCTCCCTCTG ATGGGAAGCCTTTGATGTCGAACTCAGCCCCCTCGACAATACCGGTATCTTATGGTGGTTTCCAGGGTACAAGTAAAAAGATTGATATACCAAATGGCAGGGTTGGTGTCATTATTGGTAAAGCTGGAGACACAATCAAATATCTTCAGCTTCAGTCCGGTGCAAAGATTCAAGTGACCCGTGACATGGATGCAGATCCCAACTCTCCCTATAGGACTGTCGAACTCATGGGTACTCCGGAGCAAATTGCAAAGGCCGAGCAGTTGATAAATGATGTTCTTGCGGAG GCTGATGCTGGAGGTTCTGGAACAATATCTCGAAGGATATCAGGACAATCTGGATCTGAGCACTTCGTTATGAAAGTCCCGAATAACAAG GTTGGTCTGGTAATTGGTAAAGGAGGTGATACAATCAAAAGCATGCAAACTAGAACTGGAGCTCGGATTCAG GTGATACCTCTGCATCTACCCCCAGGTGATACATCAACTGAAAGGACATTACATATAGAGGGAACTAGTGAACAGATTGAGGCTGCTAAACAGTTGGTTGATGAGGTCATCAGTGAG AATCGTGTTAGAAATCCAGCTATGGGTGGAGGATATTCTCAGCAAGGTTATCAAGCGCGACCACCTACCAACTGGGGTACACCTGGTGCTCCTTCAATGCAACAACCTGGTTATGGTTATGTGCAGCCTGGAGCCTATCCTGGCCCATCACCACAGTATAATATTCCTCAGGCACATTATCCAGGTTATCCTCCTGCCCCTACTTCTGGGGGCTATTCTTCCAATTGGGACCAGTCAACTGCTCCTCCAAGTCAGCAGGCAACTCAGGGAAGTGGTTATGATTATTACAGTCAGCAACCTTCTTCCCAGCAACAGCAGACTCCTGGTGGTTCTGCTTCAGATAATACTGGTTACAATTATAATCAGCCACCTTCTTCTGGCTACACTCAACAGGGACAAGGCTATCCTCAAGATGGCTATGGTGGCTATCAAGCACCTCCTCAATCTGGTTTTGCACAGGCAGCACCATATGATCAGCATCAAGCTTATAATTCTGCTGCCAGCTATGGCAATGTTACTAATCCTAGTCAAGAGGGTCATACTTCCTCCTATGGCGCTCAAGGAGATTCTAATCAAGCACCTCCTTCCCCCCAGTCCTCCACAACGGCCCAGCAAGGTTATAGTGCTGGTCAACAGCCTAGTCCAAATCCTGCGAGTTATCCACCTCAAGTGGCTAGTCAGCCAGGATATGGAGTGCCCCCAACTTCACAGACGGGCTACGGGAGTCAACCTCCAGCTCAGACTGGTTATGGTCCCAACTATGGAGCTCCTGAAGCACAAAAGCCGCCCAACCCGTCAGTTTACGGGCAGAACCAACAATCACCCAGCGCTGCTGGAGGCTATGGCCAGCCAGGTACTACTCAGTCTGGGTACCCCCTGCCTTCTGGATATGGACAACCTGAATCAGGTCCACAGCGTGCAGCTGCATCTGGCTATGGTGTCACAGGAGCTCAGCCTGGCTATGGTGCCCCACCTTATGGTGCACCACCTGTCAGCCAGCAAGGTTATGGGCAGGGGCCACCATCTTATAGCACCTATGGTAGTGGTTACACACAGCCTCCAGCTTATTCTGCTGATGGAAATGCGAATGGGAACAATCGTGGATCATATGATGCGGCACCGGCTTCACAGACTGTTCAGCAGAGTGGGGTTGCAAAAGCATCACCACAAAGTTAA
- the LOC119997623 gene encoding NADH dehydrogenase [ubiquinone] iron-sulfur protein 7, mitochondrial-like, translating to MALITRNTASRLPLLLSANRALSLHTTTPSLSSTSSSSAPTTYARPLPPSASGPAGGLSKTAEYVISKVDDLMNWARRGSIWPMTFGLACCAVEMMHTGAARYDFDRFGVIFRPSPRQSDCMIVAGTLTNKMAPALRKVYDQMPEPRWVISMGSCANGGGYYHYSYSVVRGCDRIVPVDIYVPGCPPTAEALLYGVLQLQKKINRRKDFLHWWTK from the exons ATGGCTCTGATCACGAGGAACACCGCCTCACGCCTCCCTCTCCTACTCTCCGCAAACCGCGCTCTTTCTCTTCACACCACCACACCATCTCTCTCTTCCACCTCCTCCTCATCTGCGCCAACCACATATGCTCGCCCGCTGCCTCCGTCCGCTTCTGGCCCCGCTGGAGGGCTCTCGAAGACAGCGGAATACGTGATCTCGAAGGTGGATGATCTCATGAACTGGGCTCGGCGCGGTTCAATCTGGCCCATGACCTTTGGTCTCGCCTGCTGCGCTGTAGAGATGATGCACACCGGCGCTGCACGCTACGATTTTGATCGATTCGGTGTCATTTTCAGGCCTAGTCCACGCCAATCCGACTGTATGATTGTCGCCGGAACCCTCACTAACAAGATGGCCCCTGCTCTTCGCAA GGTTTATGACCAAATGCCTGAGCCTAGGTGGGTCATCTCTATGGGAAGCTGTGCTAATGGTGGTGGATACTACCACTATTCGTACTCTGTTGTCCGGGGttgtgataggattgtccctGTGGACATCTATGTTCCAGGTTGCCCACCAACTGCTGAGGCCTTGCTCTATGGAGTTCTCCAGCTGCAGAAGAAGATTAACAGGCGCAAAGATTTTCTCCATTGGTGGACCAAATGA